In the genome of Populus nigra chromosome 19, ddPopNigr1.1, whole genome shotgun sequence, the window TGGCCTGCATCAACTTCACAAAATTAGCCTcgatattataatttgtttattattcAGCAGAATAGTCCAGCCTTGCTGCATGTCCCTCTAAAACTCACCAAAAACATTCACTTGTATGAGCTGTATTTCAAAGTTAAATGCTTTTGAGCAGTGCTATGCATGCAAAATTTACATACATAGTAATGTGTGTGAAGCAAATCGAACAAGTAAATGAAAATCTTTCTTACAAGTAGAGAATCTCTCCAGCCTTGACAGTACAATGAAAGGGCTTCGGACCATTGAAATACAAAGGAAATTTGGACATCTCATTCTCCTTAGTCTCTGGAGGCGGGTAAGGATTCACGCTGCACCAAGGCACATATCTCTGTGGCTTCTCCAACTCCAATCTGAACTCTCCAGAGCCACTGGTATAAGAATATTGAGCAGCTGGATACTCTTGAATGTACATGCGATGCACGTCCGTAGGAGGAAGTAGCAAGAATTGCTTCTCCCCTGAAACAACAGCATACAGATTCTCGTAATGGTCCTTGTGGAATGAAGTCTCAGATGAATGGTTTCCGATCCACAGATTCACTGCCTCCGGAAGGCAGCCTCCCAGTGCCTCAGTAGCCCATGGGATGTGTGCATCACAGTCAGAAGCCAACACCGAATATTCCTCCCGAAAACAGTCATTCTGCTGCTGCAAGTATCCCACCACATTATTTCTTTCAGAATTCAGAACAAGATCTAGAGCGCAAGCGAAAGGAACATGCTCCACGTGAGCAGAGGCAAAGCatgtttctccttttttaggggTTTCTAGGGGAACAAGGGAATCAGCGCGGCCATCTGGGGTGAGGTGAAGGGAGACAGTGGAATCAGAAAGGGAGGAAGAAAGGTAAGAAAGGTTAGGCCAGAGGCTAAGAGCAGGCCAGTGGGAGATGGCATTGGAGACGATGCAAGGTTTGTTAGGTGATACATAGTCTCTTAGGAATTGGAGTGGGGTTGGAGCCGAGTCTAGCCGTTGTATTCTGTTTCCTAGGCTTAGCTCCCTCACATCCCCCCACAGCCCTTCTAGTACTCTTACTTGCTCCTCCATCATTCCACTTTTCTTGAGCTTCTGTATTTCTTATTATGTTCTGCCTTTCAACGGTCTTTATTATGCATGTCACTCCCACATGACAGTTACTGTCACACCCAAAAATAGTGCAAGTTTCTGGCACATAGAACAAGGTGTACGTAAAGATCACATTGGCTGCACTAAGCCTTAAACCTGGACAGATACAAAGAATTGTCCAAATAAACTCCTTGTTCACACTAACAAAATGAACATCTAAACAATTCCTTATTACAGAAACTAAAGAGTAAGACTTCATAAACAAAAGGTCTCACAACGAGGAAATGCCGGGCGTACCAGTTAGGAATATGTACAGCTGCTGCTACTAAGTAAGAAGACTTGTTCTGCTACCAAACACTATTGACCTGATAAGAGATATTGCAGAAAGGAATGGGTTTCCATGACTTGGTGAATAGCAAATACAATGTTTCGGATCACAGAAGCAACTTGCTCCAAATCACGTCACAGTCACATATAATCAAATCCATGGGTTCTTTTCATAACCTCCAGGATTTCACTAACACATTAATTAAGTTAATCGATCTTTAAACCTCACGTAATCTCCAAACCGGATAATGAATATGTTAAGGCAAACTGAAGAGCGTAGACTTGCACTCAATTTTTCCCAACAAAATTAACTCATGGAATAACCACAGCTTCTTTTTTGCcgaaatttcattaaatttccatgcaaaacaaaacaaaacttgatGTCAAGCTATcctccaaaacacaaatttatacCATGACTTGACAAGCCCATCCATCTTAAAATtagaacagaagaaaaaaaatacacctaCAGTTATTATTAGCTTAAAACAAACTCTTATTAGCTTAACTAATGATAAAGGAAAGAATTAGAAGTAGCATGGCTGTAGCATGAGCCAGAAGCAGCTGAACTAAGGGAAAGAAAGCTTGCCTTTGCGTTATTGTACTGGGTTTTTGTTTCAGAAGCCAGACAAATAAAGAAAAGCTCTTTCCTAATTAAGTCGGGGTTTTTGAGAAACAGGGAGGTGCAGACTTCGCAGTATAGGAGAAACTAGAGAGAAAGACCTGCTTCTCTTCTGCTTCCTAAAACAACGTAATACTAGAGAAGAAAGACACACGTCGCTGCTGTTAAAGCGCCAAGGGCTTTTAAGTTTTAACAATGGGCTCGGCCCTTACATtgtcaaagaaaatattatataatttatatatctaGTTGACAGCCTAATTAACAAATTGATCACCTTCCCTGCCCTGCTCTGCTCCTCTACTCTCCTCTCTTAACAAGCAGCAGCACTAGGCAGCAAAAAATCTAGTCTTGGACATGCCAGGCACCATACATTTTCATAACACACAAATCCAGGTCTGCATGTAGCTGCAAATTCTCAAGTCTGAATGAATGATTCATGTGTTGGGGGAAAcatagaaagaacaaaaaacattgAAGAACAATATCAAGAGAAGCAGATTCACTGCTCTCCAATACCAAATACGCTCCCCCACccacccaccaccaccaccacccccaCCACCCCCGTATCTCTGTTTAACAAGATTGAAGTTTTTCTCAGAATTCATTTTACATGGTCGACTGTTAGAAAAGGCTAAAAACACGTCAGGGGTGTTGTTTTTAGGCATCAAAAGGAACCAAAAACCAGTCAACAATGTTTCTCTGTTTATATTTGACTAACAACAACTCTAAGCTAGTGTTACTAGTTCATGCCATACATTGACTTGATCATATGATCATTTTCTGTGAGAGTGAGAGAACCAGGTTCAAAACCCAGGATCCCCCACCCCCAAATcctaaagatattttttaaaagaatctcTCAATGATGATACTCCACAACACAATAGTTAGTCTCAAATGTTTTCTTCAAGTCGCCGGAGCTTCCTCGACCAGAGAATGTTTTTCAAGGATTGCCAGAGTCTCTTCCTTAGCGctgaaaatacaagaaaaaagtaGCATAGTTACTACagcatcacaaaaaaaataaaggaagatgAAAGTAAAAGGACCATCTGCATCCACATTACAAGGCTTCATGATCGAAGGGGACAAACAAAGTTTGACAGGAGAATTTCTTTTTCAGATAATTCTAGTTTGGCGTCTGCAGTCACTGCCAACATGCACACCCAAAAAGGTATGAAAGAAATTTTCTATGAGCAACATTTCAACATGGATTCAATTAAATCTTCATAAATCCAAATCTAGCTCAGACAATGGTCTATGATCAACTCGGTTGTCATATAAAAATCCACAAATCAAAACTGATAAATGCAAATTGCTGGTTTCATGTTTCTTTACAGCAAAAAATGAGCCATCTATGGGACTGAAATATATGCCAATATTGAAATTGTAAGTCCAGGGCAAATGTCTTAAGGGTTCATCTGATTTTATAAATCATCTCAATTCAAAGGCTTAGTGTACCTTCACAGCATTGCAACTATCAACTACGCACATAATGgcaattttctttgaaattttgacCTGAACAGCTTATAACAATCTAtgatttctcttcaattttttattcatttacacAATGAAAGCTAATTGAAATTTACCTTCCAGGTCTAAGAATCTTGTACTTTCCTGGCCTGGTGAGGTCCACAATTGTTGATCCTGCACGATTGGATGGAAGAACACCACCGTCATAAACATATGCACAACGGTTCCAGAGGTTCTCAAAATCCTTGATGCAAAGGCTACTGGGCTGCCCACTAAGGTTTGCACTTGTAAGGGCAACTGCTTTTCCCAAACCACGAGCAACTACCCTGATGAAGTTACAATCTGGTACACGGACTCCCACACTATCCAATCCTGGGTTCAAGGATTTCTCAAGTGCGCTCGACTCCCCTGGAAAATACCCAGTCATATACTTTTAAAGCATGAAGACTTGAGACACTAAAAGTTAACATACCAAGAAATTATAACATAGATACAAGGAAGATCATCAGTTTGCATGATTATTTAGTTAGTTATGAAACAAAACCTAATCCTAAaatacaacaattttttttcctgttccaCATGTAAGAAGACATGACTACAGACCTCGCCTCAATATAACAGTCACAGGCCCTGGAAGTAGAGAATCAAGTAAGCCATGAGGCAGATATTCAGTGACCGCAAAGTGTTGTATTTGTGACACATCCCCAACACAGATTGCAAGAGGACTTGTATGCTTACGTCCTTTCATTTCATAAATTCTATTGACTGCTTCCAAAGAACTGCCATAAGAGAAAACAGCAAATTATCAAATATGAAATGGTGATTGcaggggaaaaaaattaagacttgCCCAAATATTGTGAAACGTGCAAAGTGAAGGAgaccatgaaaaatatacatAGATATCCTTACATGTAAGCATCATCACTCCCTTTAAAACTGGGAAAGAAGTGTACTCAAAAGTAACAGAAAGAAAAACTGCAATAGATGCCTTGCTTAACAGTGATCTAGAATATGATACCAAGCTCCATCAGAGTTCAATAAGAGGCGTCTATTGACAGGAAAATCTAGGTTCAGTCATTGCTGACAGCTCGAccattttatcttattaaacAATCAAACATGACACTGGGCACAACCATGAGAGCAATAAAGGGAAGGCAAGCTTAGACAGGTCCGATTTAAAAAATCTGCAGAAGCAATTAGCTACAAACCCATCAACTATTTCTTAGCAAATCCTCCTTCCTTCTCAAAATCTTGTTTACTTTCTAgattatgtgtttgttttttttagaatagcATGCCCAGATTCCCTTCTTTCATGCTgtcatattttttgaagttcaaTTCTTCGGGTCCCGTGCACAATgaaacaggaaaaagaaaataacacttAATTTTTCTTGGACATTTCAGTAtcaagaaatcataatttagaGGAATTAAACACAAATAGTAAAACGAAATGAATCAAAATTGTCATACCAAGCATCACAAGCAAATCCATACAGTGTATCTGTGGGTACTGCAATCACCTTCCCAGCTTTGAGAGCTTCAATTGCTTCTTGCGCATAAACTTCCGTGGCAGGCCGAACCACCTCCAACTTATTTTGAACATCAACATGACAATTCTCCATGCTCGAActcattttctttgaaaaccCCAGCCCCAGCCCCAGCCCTAAATGCCTTTTATGTGTTAAAAATGGCACAAACCCCAACTTTGGGACACCTGGATATAAAGAGAAAATCAGTAGAAAAGGGAGTTTCTTAAGTGAAATTGATAGATAAATGGCTCAGATAGATGAGCGATGCTTCTGAACGTGGCGTGGCGTAAACAAAAAGCAATAGTTCAACCTTTACTTATGCTTCATTTTCTTAGCAACTAATAAAACAGTTATATAATAACTTACAGATCCTTTatagacaaaagaaaagaagaagcatccatgtgtgtgtgtgtgtgtgtgtgtgtgtgtcgaGAAAAGGAAGGAGGGGGACTGACGATTGTGATTATAGAGCACCTCGGAGGAGGGGAAGACCAGCTGTGGCAATCTGACTGCAATTCTTTCAGGAATGTTCATGCCAATCCACTTTTTCAAATAAAGTCTGCAAGTTCCCTTCTCTTAACACTCACTAGCTTTCCTAAAGCCAATACACATAGTTGTCTACTCTAGACCTCAAAAGCAACGAGAGGACAGCAAGATTTCAATTTAGCACAAAAAATATTTGGGATTACTAGAATATCACAAcccaaaatcattaaaatggtaagataatagtaataaaagaaacatattttacaagaggaaaaaaaatgtgaaggGGGAAAAAAATGTCCACGGCCACAGGTGGGCAACGAGGGACATATAGATTGTTTGTTTATGCCTATGCAGCTTTTTAAACCGTGATTGAAATgaagattataaaaaagaaaaaaaaattgtttttttattctaattaaagtTTTAACTACAACATCACCACCTTAAAATTACCAGTATTCAATAAAATCCATGTGAGTGATGCTAAAGAAACATGGAGCACAGACACTGTTCATGAATCCAAAATATAAACTCCATCCCTCCCCCTCAAGTTATTCATTCAAGAAAatctagaaattaaaataaaaaaggctaaaCTGGGATTCTTACAAAACACCATTAGCCAACAACCCTCCTACCCAAGTTATTCATTCAAGCAAACAGTCATGCAAGCCAATATTTTCACATAcatgaaatgataataataaattttacctGCCTTTAGACCACCGACTGGAACGATAAGGGCTTGAGATGCAAGATCAACTCGATCCCTCCCTCCAACTTCCCAAGACTAAACCCTATTACTCAAAAGTCAAAAGTCAAAACCCCTTCAAGACTCTGTCTTTCTCTCCCGAAGTATACGGCGCAGGTTGGGTCGGGTTTTCTTTTCCCACCAGTTTAGAAAGCCCAGGAAACAATATGAGCCCATTGTTCCTAAAGATCGACTAGCATTGCTGGTCTGTGGATCCTTTTAAAATGCAAGACAAGGAAGATCTGGTTTCAGTGAGTTTCCATGGGAGAGGAGATGAGGTGCTTTAGTTTTTCAAAGAGGAGGAAGGCAAGGCAACTGTATCCTTTCTTGATCCTGATGACAAACCCGCTTCTGGGTTTGGTGTGTCTGGAGATCATAGCCCCAGATCCTCTGAACTTTATGGTATTGTAGCCTCCATTACAGCCGTTGCTGCTACTTTCATTTTCTTGGATTCAACATTTTCGGCCTCATTTTTAATTGCAACCAGTGGCCCTATGGCATTGCTTTAGCTGCTCCTCTTTTGCATTGAGAAAATCAGAAGATGAGTAAGCCTAGTTGTAAGTTGGATTCTGCTTTTTACTGGGGGGATTGGTTGTGCCAACCTATGCCATGGAGTACTTACTTGACAGTAGTGTTAGCTCTGCTATTTTACGTTGGTCTCAACTCCATGTCCTCTCCTCCCTCAACTTCCTTAGAATACAATTTTTGGTAAGCCAAAAATGTTATATGGTGTTGTACTCTGTATGTTCTTTCTCCAGATGAATTCAGTAGGGAACCTTCAACTTGCATTCCTTCGAGGGAGGGATATGAGCTGCCCATTGAACCCATATTTGATATTGGCATCAATAAAATCAATgacttcattattattattatatttactgATGGAGAATGACAGATACACCTATAGAAATGGCTCTTCTGCCAAATTTGCAGCTTGGAAGGAATTTGTTATGAAGCTTAAAAGTTGCTGCTAACATGTGCATCTTCATGTCTTTGGAtttgaacataaaattataatttcttactCCTGTCTTGAAATGACCTTGACTAGCAAGAACAAGGACACTCGATGTTGAAACTCAAAGGCAATGGACTTCCTTCCACTCGTGCAGATATTTGAACTTCAATCTTGACGGCTTTCAAAACCTCACAAATTAAAGTCTCTTCAAAGCTGGTTCTGGTCGCGGATAACATAAGTGAGCCGTTGAACATAATCATATCGAAGAGTCGCGTTCACTTGCGTCCGAGGATAGGAATGTTGAATATTTGATATACACACCTCTACCTCCCCCGGGTTCCTTCTGGGCAATTTCTAGGTAACGTATTAGGCGAGTTAACTGAattaatctgatttttttattttataaaaaagtaaaatgacgttattttaaaataaaataatgggtTTGAGTTGTCAAACCATTTTTTAGATGATGTCAAATCACTccctcttttatttattgaaacatTAAATCTTAATATCTTGGATTAAGAAAGTATTTggtattgtaataataattatttttaaaaatatttttttgttttgaaatattttaaataatatttttatttttaaaatttattttgacattaaaatatcaaaatatacaaaaacacttctaaaaattacaaaaacaccCAAATCACATGGGTGTGCATCGTCTTAAATTCTAAATCTTAAACTAAATATTGTTTATGTATTCTTAAGTATATAGATAAATTATGTATATGATAATTCATGCTTGAgtattgtatttaaattttaaattttacaatatgaataatttgttaattattaaagTGATTAGATCCTTAAAACAAATGAGTTTCAAGTTATATATCTTCTTAATCaccaataaatttaaatacttataaatataaaaatagttgtttatttatgggtaaataaaaattcattgttATAAAACATTTTAGAATATTAGTTATTTTCAAGAACATGTTTTCAGAGCTTCGTTGCAGCTATGCCTTATTTCATGGAGAGAGGACTCCatcatcttgaattttaatttgaaaaaattaaatggattgttaaaaacaagaaattaaggtGGTTCAGCTTGGTGGCCTACTCCATCAACATAAAAGCTACAAAACGATATTATATCTCAATTGTATTTtctgataattataaaaatccaTATTTATCTATGTAGAAAACTcattataaatgaaaattttcatgtTGTTCAAACTATAACTAGTAAcatatcaataaatttaaaaaaccaatcatgttgataaattaaataaaaacaattactttCTTACCAATCACTTTCCTgaacaatcaaatttaatataattataatagtgaAGGATGTAACTCAACTAATCAAATTCTGGATTTGCTCCTTAATAGTAACTAGTTCGAGTCTCATAAATCTCGGGATCACTGAAGGCTtgcatggttgttaacttcagggtccgtgAGTTTAGTCGAGGTATACACAAGATGATCCGAACATTTactttcatctaaaaaaatttaatataattatgatgagTTGTCTTTTTAAGTCCTTAATTTGTAACTTTATTGGGGCACGTTACTGTATTTATTTAATGGTCAATGTATTATTAATAAGAGAGTATTAAAATAAACCTTTTGAGCTATAAAAATAATGGactaaaaatagattttgagtTTGATTATAAAGTTTTTGTCCATGACTTTAAAGTGATTTAATTATCTcttcatatcaaatttattttattttatattactgAATTGCATAAACAGAAATTCTCTGCAATTAAGTAAACTAATTAAGATGATCAGTACCCTATTATTAAGTGTACGAAAACACTTAATCCTtgccaaaataataattacattaatttgatttttttaaataactgtTTTCATTAATTTTCGTATTAATATATAGTTGTTCAAGATATAGAATTAGACatagttgatgttttttttttaacgtaaaGACATGGAACGatgatatgaaatattaattaattaatgatctaGGGTATAACTTATACGTGCCTCTAATTGCAGCTCAAGCATCgtaaaatttctttatttataatgGGTGATTCATGTGAACAGGGAAATATATCGATTaggtttattataaattaaattatttaattctttgaATTCCTCTAACAAATCCGaagattaagtattttttatttataaaagtattaaaataatattttttttattttttaaagattaattttaaaatatcaaaaaatattaatttttaaaaaattaaaaatatttttaaatataaaaataaacagagtttaaatgaaaaattaacataaCAAAACTATTAATggataaatgagaaagagggTGACGGATATTCGTACACTTACgtgattgtttttatgttttagacaTGAATTCTAAGAtctttggttaaaaaaaaaatcaattatatagaatattttaacatttcatCCACGAgtagaaaatttgttttctttctcaaGTAATATTTTATCGACTACATATTAATTCATGCTCGATTGATTGATTTGAGGTTATCTAAAAACAGTATTTGACATGTACCGACACAAGGAGATATTGACTTTTCTTACGAGAACCTGCACTTTCTAGTCCAGCCTCCGTAAAACTGGACTGATTTTTCGGctgatttttgtttaattgttgtttatttttatgttttaaaaatatttaaaaaaaattaaaattttttatttaaaattaattttttttaatatttttagatcattttgatatgttatatttaaaataatttttaaaaaataaaaaaatattattctgatatatttttaaatgaaaatattttaaaaaacaaccataataaCATTTTCAAACAGGCTTTAAGAATGCAGCAAGCTCTAAAAGCCATTATTATAGTCTTCGGCTAATCCtgaataaatagtaattattatttttttaaatattttttaattagaaaagtattaaaaaatatatatttttttattttttaaaatttatttttaatatcagcatatcaaaagaattcaaaacactaaaaaaaaactaatttaaaacaaaaaaaattaaattttaattaaaaaaacatgttgaaacaCACTCTAGCACGATGTCTTCGAATCCTCACATGTCAAACCACCCCATTCATACCTTCATAGCGTGCAGTAAAAATCTTTTTGGTGTTGtgataacatttattttttaaattgttttttatttaaaaatttgaaagaaaaaaaattaatttatttttaatgtaaatatataaaaacaatctaaaatcatcaaaataacttaatttgaagctggaaacaaatttaaatttaaatttttttaaaaatacttttggaaTGTAAAATAATCTCTAAGTTTTGTGCATAGCCTGCACTGCAATACCACTGTGACGCCCTCACAACCCGCCCCTCTCGAGCCAACAGTGCATTTTTGGTTTAACCCCTGGTCAATTGTGCCTCGAATTTCCTCGGGTCAAAAGCACCCCGTTTTGATCCCTGGCCTAGGGTGTGCGGCAAGTCTGgaatcatgaattttttatcCATGAAGAAACATAAAGGCAATCACATGGAAATTTCGTACGgggaataaataaaattaaaagactaaCCCATGACTCTGGTTGATTTACTTACCATCAaaggaaaattcaaaaactGTGCCAGGAAGCGTTAATATCatgtttgttaaaattttaatattaattttgaaaagtattgtttatttattttaaattaatatattttatgttttggattattttgattggtaaatataaaaatatttttttaaaaaaatatttttttaataaatttttaattaaaaaatattttaaaataaaaaataatcagcgATACCAAACACCGCTGTAAGTTTCTCGCATAATTATACCAGTTGCGGCACGCCACGTTTGGAAAAGTGACCCAACAATACATCTACATATCGGGAACTTTAATAGGCCCGTCAACTTCGCTTTTGAGACGTGGCAGTATTCAATTGGATGGCCACATAGTGGGATCTGGTTGCTTCCGAACCTAATAAAACACAAATAGTAACTATTCTTTTAGTCCTTCTATTCTTGATTAGGTTATAACTTAGTTCTTCGTACGTTCAGACATACGATTTTTCGCTGAATAATTTCTTTtcgagaaaattaaaatattgttttatttataaatatattaaaataatataaaaatatcaaaaaattttaattttttataaaaaaaaatttaaaataccaaaacaagcaacttttaagaatttaaaatcaGGAATATGACTGAACTTTTACTTCATTCTAATTCTATTGAGTTTGGAAATGgtgaagtaatattttttttattaaattaaatttagagtGGGTTTAGTGATTCCCTTAAAAACTAAGAggctatttaaaaataaaataatacttaatttttatataaaaccagagcaaaaattaaaattaaaattaaaacatcatatttaaaTGTATGGTttctgcattaaaaaaataatgaagaaactAGTTTTtcataagaatatattttagaagTTCTCcactatttttcttaataagttttttgctatctttcaaataaaataaaaatgatgtgaATAATAAAATCTCTTCTATATATAAGTACTTTTTTTAGCAaggtaaaattttatttttttatatttttttataatttccaatatcataaatttaattatcattgtCAATCTAATATAAAGACTTTTCTTgagttaataatataaaatatttattataatttttaaatactaagatggttattataaattttaattttaattttttatgaaaacaattttcatcttgaagtatttattttatttatttattagtagaaaaatttatctttgttctcaacaaataaacatattttttatttttttagtagaaataaaaaggaaaaaagattttttctattaatgaacatacccaacatttttttttaccttgcaaTATAATAGTTAATATGCtatggaaaaataaatacaaaatacatgTAAACATTAAATTTCATCATGACTGTAATACATAGTTGAATatgaaaattgaaaggaaaacttgacaatagatttattttaaaaaatcaaaacttcaaaaaatgtACTTGATGAGAAATCAAACACGGCACGTTTGGTTCAGCTTACTTACAAAACGAGGAAATGGAAATAAGACAATGGTCAACAGGGATTAAATTATAGTGTTTCAAATGAAAATGACTAAGatataattaactttaaaatatagggattaaaaataaatttaataatacacAAAAGATAGTCAGATAGGTtattaaaagagaagaaaaggagtgggggggagagagagagagaggtctaAGCAATTGAATCGCTCTCTTCTTTACATGCTCACAGTCGCAGATCTAAATATTCAGTAGTAATTCTGATTTTGTAACCCTAAATAAATACCACGAATACAACTAGAGATTCAGAGACATATCAGTACTGGTAGCGGCCGCCGAGTCTCTCTTCCCGGTAAGTGTCCGACCACCTTTCTCAATTCTAGTTTAAGATCATCATTGAAATGATTTTCatcttctgttttttaaaattatttgattttggatccgttattttcttttttttttgttttagctttGGCGAAGTTAgctaaaaagaaatggaaatgtTTGTATCCGTCAGTTTTAATTTCACTTACCTATTTCTTATACTACTTTGATTTTCTGTTCTTGTTCTCTCAATTTTCCTAGTGATTGATTGTCAATTTCAGGTCGAAGGGCGGGACGGATTGAATTTCACTAAGATTTAGTTTGTAATTGATCTTTCTCGATGGGTAAAGGAGGGGAGGACTATGGGGAAAGGGATCAAAATGGTATCGAGTCGCAAAACCAGGGTGATATTTTCCCTGCATGGGCTAAGGAGGTTAAGGAATGTGAGGAGAAGTATGGAGTCAACCGTGAATTTGGGTTATCGAGTGCGGATGTTGAGGAGAGGCTAAAGATCTATGGTTACAATGAATTAGAGAAACATGAGGGTGTTTCGATTTTTAAACTGATATTGGATCAGTTCAATGACACGCTAGTTAGGATTTTGTTAGCTGCTGCTATTGTATCCTTTGTCTTGGCTTGGTATGATGGTGAGGAAGGAGGGGAGATGGAGATTACTGCCTTCGTGGAGCCGTTGGTGATTTTCTTGATCTTGATTGTCAATGGCATTGTTGGGATTTGGCAGGAAAGTAATGCAGAGAAAGCATTGGAGGCTTTAAAGGAAATCCAATCAGAGCATGCCACTGTTATAAGAGACCGAAAGAAGTTCTCCAGCTTGCCTGCAAAGGAGCTAGTTCCAGGGGATATTGTGGAGCTGCGAGTGGGTGATAAGGTGCCTGCAGATATGCgggttttgaatttgattagctCCACACTTAGGGTTGAGCAAGGGTCTTTGACAGGAGAGAGCGAGGCAGTGAGTAAAACTGCTAAGCCTGTTGCAGAAAGTACGGATATTCAAGGGAAAAAATGTATGGTTTTTGCAGGAACAACAGTAGTGAA includes:
- the LOC133679180 gene encoding lysine-specific demethylase JMJ32-like isoform X1, which produces MMEEQVRVLEGLWGDVRELSLGNRIQRLDSAPTPLQFLRDYVSPNKPCIVSNAISHWPALSLWPNLSYLSSSLSDSTVSLHLTPDGRADSLVPLETPKKGETCFASAHVEHVPFACALDLVLNSERNNVVGYLQQQNDCFREEYSVLASDCDAHIPWATEALGGCLPEAVNLWIGNHSSETSFHKDHYENLYAVVSGEKQFLLLPPTDVHRMYIQEYPAAQYSYTSGSGEFRLELEKPQRYVPWCSVNPYPPPETKENEMSKFPLYFNGPKPFHCTVKAGEILYLPSMWFHHVRQSPDDNGCTIAINYWYDMQFDIKYAYFNFLQSIHHGSMLMNYDATKFTLSDELCIDANELEAEETNQEEDTKDE
- the LOC133679180 gene encoding lysine-specific demethylase JMJ32-like isoform X2, with translation MMEEQVRVLEGLWGDVRELSLGNRIQRLDSAPTPLQFLRDYVSPNKPCIVSNAISHWPALSLWPNLSYLSSSLSDSTVSLHLTPDGRADSLVPLETPKKGETCFASAHVEHVPFACALDLVLNSERNNVVGYLQQQNDCFREEYSVLASDCDAHIPWATEALGGCLPEAVNLWIGNHSSETSFHKDHYENLYAVVSGEKQFLLLPPTDVHRMYIQEYPAAQYSYTSGSGEFRLELEKPQRYVPWCSVNPYPPPETKENEMSKFPLYFNGPKPFHCTVKAGEILYLGTCSKAGLFC
- the LOC133679181 gene encoding uncharacterized protein LOC133679181 isoform X2 is translated as MSSSMENCHVDVQNKLEVVRPATEVYAQEAIEALKAGKVIAVPTDTLYGFACDACSLEAVNRIYEMKGRKHTSPLAICVGDVSQIQHFAVTEYLPHGLLDSLLPGPVTVILRRGESSALEKSLNPGLDSVGVRVPDCNFIRVVARGLGKAVALTSANLSGQPSSLCIKDFENLWNRCAYVYDGGVLPSNRAGSTIVDLTRPGKYKILRPGSAKEETLAILEKHSLVEEAPAT
- the LOC133679181 gene encoding uncharacterized protein LOC133679181 isoform X1 translates to MNIPERIAVRLPQLVFPSSEVLYNHNRVPKLGFVPFLTHKRHLGLGLGLGFSKKMSSSMENCHVDVQNKLEVVRPATEVYAQEAIEALKAGKVIAVPTDTLYGFACDACSLEAVNRIYEMKGRKHTSPLAICVGDVSQIQHFAVTEYLPHGLLDSLLPGPVTVILRRGESSALEKSLNPGLDSVGVRVPDCNFIRVVARGLGKAVALTSANLSGQPSSLCIKDFENLWNRCAYVYDGGVLPSNRAGSTIVDLTRPGKYKILRPGSAKEETLAILEKHSLVEEAPAT